In one Spirosoma rigui genomic region, the following are encoded:
- a CDS encoding tetratricopeptide repeat protein — MNYLFVFCLAFSSTGFSQTLSPTRLPVSSEENYGAYHRTVAQAHKRIAHQDYQEALDLYQQVFNSYRFVFLKDYKVATQLALQLGRQEDAFIYLRKAMAAGWTLKEIKKAAFLKKLQRNSDWKIIEQQRDSLRSVYRKSGNSELRSTVKRMFSRDQRKALLALFTFSAERQDRYAEKKFAPHSEQQLAELNRIMDTYGYPGEKLIHNRYWTSVILSHHNSISRAYNLKDSLYPAIRPRLLQAIESGEMTPEEFVRIDDWYIASTSGGEDKHYGHLISSLTRIELEKVNRLREEIGIISVETANRLIDLQTQTGMNFYFPSDLGKKIAIVD; from the coding sequence ATGAATTACCTCTTCGTATTTTGTTTAGCATTCAGTTCAACTGGCTTTTCCCAGACGCTCTCCCCTACAAGACTGCCAGTATCGAGTGAAGAAAATTATGGTGCTTACCACCGGACTGTCGCTCAGGCCCATAAGCGAATTGCTCATCAGGACTACCAGGAAGCACTTGACCTGTACCAACAGGTATTCAATTCGTATCGCTTTGTATTCCTGAAAGACTATAAGGTAGCCACTCAGTTGGCACTGCAGCTTGGACGACAAGAAGACGCGTTCATCTACCTCAGAAAGGCAATGGCTGCCGGATGGACGCTGAAAGAGATTAAAAAAGCTGCATTTCTTAAGAAGCTGCAACGCAATTCTGACTGGAAAATAATCGAGCAACAACGTGATTCACTCCGATCTGTTTATCGAAAGAGCGGCAACAGCGAACTGCGGAGTACGGTCAAACGAATGTTCAGCAGAGACCAGCGAAAAGCGCTCCTGGCGCTGTTTACGTTCAGTGCTGAACGGCAGGACCGGTACGCCGAAAAAAAGTTTGCTCCGCATAGCGAACAGCAACTCGCCGAACTTAACCGGATTATGGACACCTACGGTTATCCTGGGGAAAAGCTAATTCATAACAGGTACTGGACATCCGTTATCCTGAGTCACCATAACTCAATTAGCAGGGCTTACAACCTGAAGGACAGCTTATATCCAGCGATCAGACCCAGGCTGTTGCAGGCAATCGAGTCAGGTGAAATGACCCCCGAGGAATTTGTGCGTATCGATGACTGGTATATCGCTTCCACAAGTGGTGGTGAAGACAAGCATTATGGCCATTTGATCAGCTCTTTAACCCGCATAGAGTTGGAAAAAGTAAATCGGCTGCGGGAAGAAATTGGAATAATCAGCGTTGAAACAGCCAATCGTCTGATTGATTTACAGACTCAAACAGGCATGAATTTTTATTTCCCTTCGGATTTAGGCAAGAAGATAGCTATCGTTGACTGA
- a CDS encoding aminotransferase class IV: MAHYGYFNGTIAPVDQLAVGISDLGLLRGYGLFDYFLTYNGRPFQWDWYWERFQNSASRMHLPLPLGKEEAYGILMKLLERSDLTDTAFRFVMTGGYSADSISVERPNLLILTEAIHPVPPIQYEKGIKVILDEYVREMAEVKSTDYKRVILMAEAIRAAGASDLLYQKGGEISELSRSNFFLVKSSRIVTPDRHILHGITRRTILKLAQRDFQVEERPVLLSELYDADEAFTTSSTKKVLPITQIGELTIGDGHVGPISRALLEQFNEFIEAW; this comes from the coding sequence ATGGCTCATTACGGTTATTTTAACGGTACAATCGCTCCTGTCGATCAACTGGCTGTCGGCATATCGGACCTTGGCCTGCTACGGGGCTATGGTCTGTTCGATTACTTCCTGACCTACAATGGGCGGCCGTTCCAGTGGGACTGGTACTGGGAGCGGTTTCAGAATTCAGCTTCGCGCATGCACCTGCCGCTGCCCCTCGGTAAAGAAGAAGCTTACGGTATCCTGATGAAACTGCTGGAACGCAGCGACCTGACCGATACGGCCTTTCGGTTCGTGATGACAGGCGGCTACTCGGCCGACAGCATCAGCGTGGAACGCCCTAACCTGCTTATCCTCACCGAAGCGATTCATCCCGTGCCCCCAATCCAGTACGAAAAGGGTATCAAAGTGATTCTGGATGAGTACGTGCGGGAGATGGCTGAAGTAAAAAGTACCGATTACAAACGCGTCATCCTCATGGCCGAAGCCATTCGGGCGGCTGGTGCGTCGGATCTCTTATACCAGAAAGGGGGCGAAATCAGTGAGCTGAGCCGCAGTAATTTCTTTCTGGTGAAGAGTAGCCGAATTGTTACTCCCGACCGGCATATTCTGCACGGTATTACCCGCCGAACGATCTTGAAACTGGCGCAGCGCGATTTTCAGGTCGAAGAGCGGCCAGTTTTGCTCTCGGAGCTTTACGATGCCGACGAAGCTTTTACCACCAGTTCGACCAAAAAAGTGCTACCCATCACCCAAATCGGTGAACTGACCATCGGCGATGGACACGTTGGCCCCATTTCTCGGGCGTTACTGGAGCAGTTCAACGAATTTATTGAAGCCTGGTAA
- the bioD gene encoding dethiobiotin synthase — MSRFIVAGIGTEIGKTVASAVLVEALEADYWKPIQSGALDDSDTETVRGLISNTTSHFHTEAYRLTEPLSPHAAAELDGVRIELANIRLPDTQNHLVVELAGGLMVPLNDRDLNIDWVAQSGLPIVLISRNYLGSINHTLLSIEACRSRNIPMVGIIFNGPTVPATEEFILNYSRLPCLGRIGQESVITKEVVKKYAGQLTEPLLTRLQ; from the coding sequence ATGTCGCGATTTATTGTAGCCGGTATCGGCACTGAGATTGGAAAAACGGTGGCATCGGCGGTACTCGTCGAAGCACTCGAAGCCGATTACTGGAAACCGATCCAGTCGGGTGCGCTGGACGACTCCGACACCGAAACCGTTCGTGGGCTGATCAGCAACACAACGTCGCATTTTCATACCGAAGCGTACCGCCTGACCGAGCCATTGTCGCCCCACGCAGCTGCGGAACTGGATGGGGTTCGTATTGAGTTGGCGAACATCCGGCTACCAGACACCCAAAATCATCTGGTGGTTGAGCTGGCGGGCGGGCTGATGGTACCGCTTAACGACCGCGACCTGAACATCGATTGGGTCGCCCAGTCGGGCTTACCGATTGTGCTCATATCCCGCAACTATTTGGGCAGTATCAACCATACGCTGCTATCGATCGAGGCTTGCCGCAGCCGCAACATCCCAATGGTGGGAATTATCTTTAACGGACCCACCGTTCCGGCCACCGAGGAATTTATTCTCAATTATAGTCGCCTGCCGTGCCTTGGCCGGATTGGTCAGGAGTCCGTGATAACGAAAGAGGTCGTGAAGAAATACGCCGGTCAACTGACCGAACCACTGCTTACCAGGCTTCAATAA
- a CDS encoding aminotransferase class I/II-fold pyridoxal phosphate-dependent enzyme: protein MLLPSQPISSALSQRLDLRREAGLLRQLRTADNLVDFCSNDYLGLARSPALRAAIQQADADWATVRTGATGSRLLAGQTDLANEVEQELAQLYKTETALIFNSGYDANIGLLACLPQAGDTLLTDELIHASMIDGARLSYATRQRFRHNDLAHLETLLRSAAESAGQVFVAVESLYSMDGDLAPLRALTNLCEQYGAVLLVDEAHATGVYGPNGEGLVVALGLQERVFARVHTFGKALGVHGAAVVGSALLRDYLINFARPFIYSTALPPHSLLAIRCAHKQLRIQSASRQQLQDRLRLFRQLVTDQLPGSTWTDSLSPIQCLIVPGNEQARRVAQQAQGAGFDVRAILSPTVPVGQERLRICIHAFNTETEITRLVEILAGHL, encoded by the coding sequence ATGCTTTTGCCGTCCCAACCCATATCAAGCGCTCTGAGCCAACGACTGGATCTTCGTCGGGAAGCCGGTCTGCTGCGCCAGCTCCGCACGGCCGATAACCTCGTTGATTTTTGTTCGAATGACTACTTGGGTCTGGCGCGTTCGCCGGCACTTCGGGCGGCTATCCAGCAGGCCGACGCAGACTGGGCTACCGTTCGCACCGGGGCTACCGGCTCCCGCTTGCTGGCTGGCCAAACGGATCTTGCCAATGAGGTAGAACAGGAACTGGCGCAACTATACAAGACCGAGACGGCGCTGATCTTTAATTCCGGCTACGACGCTAATATTGGTCTGCTGGCGTGCCTGCCACAGGCGGGCGATACGCTTCTGACCGACGAACTGATCCACGCCAGCATGATCGACGGGGCGCGTCTTAGTTATGCCACCCGCCAGCGGTTCCGGCATAATGATCTGGCCCATCTGGAAACGTTGCTTCGGTCGGCGGCTGAATCAGCAGGGCAGGTTTTTGTGGCCGTAGAATCGCTGTATTCAATGGATGGCGACCTGGCCCCTCTCCGCGCACTGACCAATTTATGCGAGCAGTACGGCGCAGTACTCCTTGTGGACGAAGCCCACGCCACTGGCGTTTACGGGCCGAATGGGGAAGGGCTGGTTGTTGCCTTGGGTTTACAAGAGCGGGTGTTTGCCCGGGTCCATACCTTTGGAAAAGCGCTGGGCGTTCACGGCGCGGCCGTTGTGGGGTCAGCCCTGTTGCGGGACTATCTCATTAATTTCGCGCGGCCGTTCATCTATTCGACGGCCTTGCCGCCCCACAGCCTTCTAGCCATTCGCTGCGCCCATAAACAGTTGCGTATTCAGTCGGCCAGCCGTCAACAGCTTCAGGACCGACTCCGCTTGTTCAGGCAATTGGTAACAGATCAGTTGCCGGGCAGCACCTGGACTGATAGCTTGTCTCCCATTCAGTGTCTGATCGTTCCCGGCAACGAGCAGGCCCGTCGGGTGGCCCAGCAGGCTCAGGGGGCAGGATTCGACGTTCGGGCTATCCTTAGCCCTACCGTTCCCGTTGGGCAGGAACGGCTGCGAATTTGTATCCACGCCTTCAATACAGAAACCGAAATTACCCGATTGGTAGAAATCCTGGCCGGTCACTTATAA
- a CDS encoding quinone oxidoreductase family protein, producing the protein MKAILLSETHQPVQFVDAPTPTPGPGEVLIALRAAALNHRDVFIQQGLYPGIKLPVILGSDGAGVIAGIGAGVDPVWRGQEVIINCSQNWGPNPRFYGSEFKIFGMPDNGTFAEYVTVPAKYIHPKPTHLTFEQAAALPLAGVTAWRALMTRAGLHETESKSSENVLITGIGGGAALFALQFAVKSGANVWVTSGSAEKLAKAKELGANGGVNYREPDWAKTLMTETGGGRTGYFDVIIDSAGGAGFSKLIDVAAPGGRIAIFGGTTGNLTDIAPPKVFFKQLSILGSTMGTEREFADMISFVNRKRLVPVIDEIMELAEAETALRRMDEGKQFGKIVLRIGG; encoded by the coding sequence ATGAAAGCCATCCTGCTCTCCGAAACCCACCAGCCGGTTCAGTTCGTCGACGCGCCGACGCCCACCCCCGGCCCCGGCGAAGTGCTGATAGCCCTCCGCGCAGCTGCGCTCAACCACCGCGACGTATTTATCCAGCAAGGCCTGTATCCCGGCATCAAATTACCTGTTATTCTGGGTTCCGACGGCGCCGGGGTTATTGCCGGTATTGGCGCGGGCGTTGATCCGGTCTGGCGGGGGCAGGAAGTAATCATCAACTGCTCACAGAACTGGGGGCCCAACCCGCGGTTTTATGGTTCGGAGTTCAAAATTTTTGGTATGCCCGATAACGGGACCTTCGCCGAGTACGTAACCGTACCGGCCAAATACATTCATCCTAAGCCCACTCATCTGACGTTTGAACAGGCAGCCGCGTTGCCACTGGCGGGCGTAACGGCCTGGCGGGCACTGATGACGCGGGCGGGTCTGCACGAAACCGAAAGTAAATCGTCGGAGAACGTGCTGATTACGGGCATCGGTGGCGGAGCCGCTTTATTTGCGTTGCAGTTTGCCGTTAAGTCAGGGGCCAACGTGTGGGTAACGTCCGGCTCGGCGGAGAAACTGGCTAAAGCTAAAGAACTGGGGGCCAATGGGGGCGTCAACTACCGCGAACCCGACTGGGCCAAAACGCTGATGACCGAGACGGGTGGTGGCCGGACGGGCTATTTTGACGTGATTATCGACAGCGCGGGAGGGGCTGGATTTAGTAAACTGATTGACGTAGCCGCGCCCGGCGGACGAATTGCAATCTTTGGCGGGACGACAGGTAACCTCACCGACATTGCCCCACCCAAAGTTTTTTTCAAACAGCTGTCGATTCTGGGTTCAACAATGGGTACCGAGCGCGAGTTTGCCGACATGATATCCTTTGTAAACAGGAAGCGACTCGTACCGGTCATCGACGAAATCATGGAGTTGGCAGAGGCTGAAACGGCCCTGCGCCGAATGGACGAGGGGAAGCAGTTTGGCAAAATTGTGTTGCGAATTGGCGGGTAA
- the ybeY gene encoding rRNA maturation RNase YbeY produces MIRFFNEDTPYKLPQKQVTRQWLKQQAEREGYAVGELNYVFCSDEYVLQVNRDHLQHDYYTDIITFDTSEDEDRIDGDVFVSVDRVADNATRLGIAPDQEMRRVLAHGLLHLCGYGDKTDDEVTLMRSKEEEWLANF; encoded by the coding sequence ATGATTCGATTTTTTAACGAGGATACGCCTTACAAACTTCCCCAAAAACAGGTAACGCGCCAGTGGCTTAAACAGCAGGCCGAGCGGGAAGGTTACGCCGTTGGTGAGTTAAATTACGTATTCTGTTCCGATGAGTACGTGTTGCAGGTCAATCGCGATCATCTGCAGCATGACTATTATACCGACATCATCACTTTCGATACCAGTGAAGACGAAGATCGTATCGACGGCGACGTTTTTGTCAGCGTAGACCGGGTTGCCGATAACGCCACCCGATTAGGTATCGCGCCCGATCAGGAAATGCGCCGGGTACTGGCCCACGGCCTGCTCCACCTGTGCGGCTACGGCGACAAAACCGATGACGAAGTAACCCTCATGCGTTCGAAAGAAGAGGAGTGGCTGGCTAACTTTTAG
- a CDS encoding acyl-CoA dehydrogenase: protein MATQFYSPRDLRFHLYEVIQVERLNQLPYFRDHDRESFEMVLEAAGQISEILLKPLLTIMDRNEPQLVDGKIRVHPQMGPIIRKFGEDGWINAPFGYDEGGQQLPATIMNAATFVFGAANYSASVFPFLTTGAANLLRSFGSPALVSQFTPLMYAGRWQGTMALTEPDAGSSLSDITTSAEPTDEPGTYRIRGQKIYISAGDHDAVENVVHLMLAKIKGGPAGAKGISLFAVPQQRLDNGTLVDNDVRTAGVYHKMGYKGAPIAHLMIGSSDGTLGYLVGEPHQGLRYMFQMMNEARVGVGMNAVSIGTAAYYASLEYARERPQGRHVAEKKPSLPQVPIIRHADVKRMLLFQKAVLEGSLGLLLYCSYLADIAHAGEGDEQADAALLLDLLTPIAKSYPSEMGTLTTSAAVQILGGAGYTTDFPVEQFYREARIHPIHEGTTGIHGLDLLGRKVTMEQGRAVQLLLTRIETDLANARLQHALIPLADQLTSALGILDNVTGHLLSLAPDGAEVFLADATLYLELFGIVTVAWQWIRQATVAQSSIATAQGDDSNFYHGKLMAARYFYEYELVKIYALSKRLRSSDPLTVDMQSEWF from the coding sequence ATGGCTACTCAGTTTTACTCGCCCCGCGATCTGCGGTTCCACCTCTACGAAGTTATTCAGGTCGAACGTCTGAATCAGCTCCCGTATTTCAGGGACCACGACCGGGAGTCGTTCGAGATGGTTCTTGAAGCGGCCGGACAGATCAGCGAGATCCTGCTCAAACCGTTACTGACCATCATGGATCGGAACGAACCCCAGCTCGTAGACGGCAAAATCCGGGTGCATCCCCAAATGGGGCCGATCATCCGCAAGTTTGGCGAAGATGGCTGGATCAACGCGCCGTTCGGGTACGATGAAGGGGGACAGCAGCTACCCGCTACGATCATGAACGCGGCCACGTTCGTGTTCGGGGCGGCCAACTACTCGGCGAGTGTATTCCCGTTTTTAACCACTGGTGCCGCCAATCTGCTGCGTTCCTTCGGATCGCCAGCGCTGGTGAGTCAGTTCACGCCCCTGATGTATGCTGGTCGCTGGCAGGGTACCATGGCCCTCACCGAACCTGACGCGGGATCGTCGCTCTCAGATATCACCACCTCGGCAGAGCCAACCGACGAACCCGGCACCTACCGGATTCGCGGCCAGAAAATTTATATATCAGCGGGCGATCACGATGCAGTCGAGAACGTAGTGCACCTGATGCTGGCCAAGATTAAAGGCGGGCCAGCCGGTGCCAAAGGCATTTCACTGTTTGCCGTGCCGCAGCAACGGCTGGACAACGGCACACTGGTCGACAATGACGTGCGAACGGCCGGGGTATATCATAAAATGGGTTATAAAGGAGCGCCCATTGCTCACCTGATGATTGGCTCCAGCGACGGCACGCTGGGTTACCTCGTTGGTGAACCGCACCAGGGACTGCGCTACATGTTTCAGATGATGAATGAAGCCCGCGTTGGGGTGGGTATGAATGCCGTTTCGATTGGCACAGCGGCCTACTACGCATCGCTCGAATACGCTCGAGAACGGCCGCAGGGTCGCCACGTTGCCGAAAAAAAACCGTCCTTACCGCAAGTACCCATCATTCGTCATGCCGACGTGAAACGGATGCTCCTGTTTCAGAAAGCAGTACTGGAAGGATCGCTGGGCCTGCTCCTGTACTGTAGCTACCTCGCCGACATAGCTCATGCGGGCGAAGGCGATGAACAAGCCGATGCCGCACTGCTGTTGGATTTGCTGACGCCCATTGCCAAATCGTACCCCTCCGAGATGGGCACGTTAACGACGAGTGCAGCCGTGCAGATTCTGGGGGGAGCAGGCTATACTACTGACTTTCCCGTTGAACAGTTTTACCGCGAAGCCCGTATTCACCCCATTCATGAAGGTACTACCGGTATTCACGGACTCGACTTGCTGGGACGCAAGGTCACGATGGAGCAGGGACGGGCCGTTCAGTTGCTGCTGACCAGGATTGAGACAGACCTCGCCAACGCCCGCCTGCAACATGCGCTCATCCCCCTGGCCGACCAGCTGACCAGTGCATTGGGCATCCTTGATAACGTAACGGGACACCTGCTCAGCCTGGCTCCCGATGGGGCCGAAGTATTTCTGGCCGATGCTACGCTGTACCTGGAACTGTTCGGTATTGTGACCGTAGCGTGGCAATGGATTCGACAGGCAACGGTAGCGCAGAGCAGCATAGCCACGGCCCAGGGCGATGACAGTAACTTTTACCACGGTAAACTGATGGCCGCCCGCTATTTTTATGAATACGAACTGGTGAAAATCTACGCGTTGTCGAAGCGACTTCGGTCCAGCGACCCGTTAACGGTAGACATGCAGAGCGAGTGGTTCTAA
- a CDS encoding SDR family NAD(P)-dependent oxidoreductase, with product MAVFLNQVAFVTGAGSGIGRATAIAFAKAGAAVVVSDINDAGGRETVNQIEAAGGKAIYTSCNVADPYQIEAAIRKTVDTYGRLDIGVNNAGIGGKFGRLLDQTSQDFNQMMAVNVGGVFYGMQAQIRQMLAQSDESTATGGSIVNVSSIAGIRGMPMGAPYSAAKHAVLGLTKTAALEYVRQNIRVNAICPVYTHSGIVDQLINTAPNMEERMRRVIPMGRFGQPEEIAQAILWLCSTENAFCTGQALQLDGGLTAG from the coding sequence ATGGCAGTTTTTTTAAATCAGGTTGCTTTCGTCACCGGGGCAGGTTCGGGAATTGGTCGGGCTACGGCTATTGCTTTCGCGAAGGCAGGGGCGGCAGTTGTGGTATCCGACATTAATGATGCCGGTGGCCGGGAAACCGTCAACCAAATCGAAGCGGCTGGCGGTAAAGCTATCTACACATCCTGCAACGTAGCCGATCCTTATCAGATCGAAGCAGCCATCCGTAAAACGGTAGACACCTATGGCCGCCTGGATATTGGCGTTAACAACGCCGGTATCGGTGGCAAGTTTGGGCGGCTGCTAGATCAGACATCCCAGGATTTCAATCAGATGATGGCCGTCAACGTAGGTGGAGTTTTCTACGGCATGCAGGCGCAAATCCGACAAATGCTGGCTCAATCGGATGAATCGACCGCAACCGGAGGCAGCATTGTGAACGTATCCAGTATTGCCGGTATACGCGGCATGCCCATGGGGGCTCCGTACAGTGCCGCCAAACACGCCGTGCTTGGTTTAACCAAAACAGCCGCGCTGGAATACGTCCGGCAAAACATCCGCGTCAACGCAATCTGCCCCGTTTATACCCATTCAGGGATCGTCGATCAATTGATCAACACGGCTCCCAATATGGAAGAACGAATGCGCCGGGTAATTCCCATGGGGCGATTCGGCCAGCCGGAAGAGATCGCTCAGGCAATTCTCTGGCTGTGCTCCACCGAAAACGCCTTTTGTACCGGACAGGCCCTTCAACTGGATGGTGGCCTAACAGCGGGCTGA
- a CDS encoding ATP-binding protein, whose product MVTRRFTQRYILALALVASLTIVGQVLVQRQLRDQTADSYLVNFAGKQRYQSQQIVKDALLMTRSDGLADGQNTAANLQRVLSRWERYHKELKTGQLTDLHLVVQNSKAIQTLFAQLDPDFNAISQAAHQLLLTQASNSQRRQLRIILNHDISFLDRMDTIVRQYEREAEAKIDRLHSMEQTLMVITLFVLLLEALLIFQPAVRTLRETVRQLTLSEYQTRLINEDLQRSYQSINQAQTQLMREANLRYQQQLHEQRIRLSSVVQGQEDERKRLSRELHDGIGQMLTGLKLLAENIRSAGNLSEKDQLTFTSLKSLLIRTIQETRNVSNNLMPPVLGDFGLVSALRQLTEQQSKQSGTLVTFRTSLSNERFGQPVEIGLYRIVQEAVNNAIKHAGAAEIDIYLEQRHDRLFLRIADDGCGIGSEPRRSTAQGLHNMRERARLLDGTFRLTTRPDRCATGLHQSGKVRSRLIRLGTAQATTLRPGTRVLVCVPILEPSVYNVATLAPQAKTFAH is encoded by the coding sequence ATGGTCACTCGACGATTTACGCAGCGCTATATCCTGGCCCTGGCTCTGGTGGCCAGCCTGACTATCGTTGGGCAGGTGTTGGTGCAGCGCCAGCTTCGGGATCAGACCGCCGACTCCTATCTAGTCAACTTCGCCGGAAAGCAACGCTATCAAAGTCAGCAGATCGTAAAGGATGCTCTTCTCATGACCCGTTCCGATGGGCTGGCAGACGGTCAGAACACAGCCGCCAACCTTCAACGGGTGTTGTCCCGCTGGGAGCGCTACCACAAAGAGCTTAAAACCGGTCAATTGACAGACCTGCATTTGGTTGTTCAGAACAGCAAGGCCATTCAGACGTTGTTCGCGCAGCTTGATCCAGATTTCAACGCCATCAGCCAGGCAGCGCATCAGCTGCTGCTTACCCAGGCCAGTAACAGCCAACGCCGGCAGCTGCGCATCATTCTAAACCATGACATTTCGTTCCTCGACCGGATGGATACCATCGTGCGGCAGTACGAACGGGAAGCGGAAGCCAAAATTGATCGGCTCCACAGCATGGAGCAGACACTGATGGTCATCACGCTGTTTGTGCTGTTGCTGGAAGCACTCCTGATTTTCCAGCCTGCCGTCCGCACACTCCGGGAAACCGTCCGGCAGCTAACGCTGTCCGAATACCAGACACGGCTGATCAACGAAGACCTTCAACGGAGCTATCAGTCAATCAACCAGGCACAGACCCAGTTGATGCGCGAAGCCAATCTGAGGTACCAACAGCAGCTGCACGAGCAACGCATCCGGCTATCGTCGGTGGTGCAGGGACAGGAGGACGAACGGAAGCGGCTATCGCGCGAGTTGCACGACGGCATTGGCCAGATGCTGACAGGCCTTAAACTACTGGCCGAAAACATCCGGTCGGCGGGGAATTTGTCGGAGAAAGACCAGCTTACGTTTACCAGTTTGAAGAGTCTGCTGATCCGTACTATCCAGGAAACCCGCAACGTGTCGAATAACTTGATGCCACCCGTGCTGGGCGATTTCGGGCTGGTGTCGGCGCTGCGCCAGCTGACCGAACAGCAAAGTAAGCAGTCGGGTACCCTGGTCACCTTTCGTACGTCACTAAGCAATGAGCGCTTTGGACAGCCTGTCGAAATTGGCTTGTACCGTATCGTCCAGGAAGCCGTCAACAACGCCATTAAGCACGCAGGAGCCGCCGAAATAGATATTTATCTGGAGCAGCGGCACGATCGCCTTTTCCTCCGCATCGCCGACGATGGATGCGGTATTGGTAGCGAACCCAGACGTAGTACTGCCCAGGGACTGCACAATATGCGTGAGCGGGCCCGTTTGCTCGATGGTACGTTCCGGCTTACAACCCGCCCGGACCGGTGCGCAACCGGCCTGCATCAATCGGGGAAAGTGCGTTCGCGACTGATTCGTCTGGGCACAGCGCAGGCCACAACCCTACGCCCCGGTACCCGGGTACTCGTTTGTGTACCCATCCTGGAGCCATCGGTGTACAACGTTGCCACCCTGGCTCCGCAGGCGAAAACCTTCGCCCACTAA
- a CDS encoding anthranilate phosphoribosyltransferase gives MSTVSLTLDAPTDTPLGRGIKHIGIGKYGSKPLSAELLEACRQALTDPDTHPLQRGAFLGALLAKGPTADEMTLEETIGKGAFSHPTFFINKVCPDLPEGMHPIATKLVRGHHLQVSEAHQLGDYLFGERSFANANCETFRGLAASIMRVRHETNEEYHGLMRAAEATYSPGFGPITCADRPLVQLAEPFDGVENSYMITPLLAQFFQKRGYGAVSLVGRSGGPKYTLNALDLYMHMGCQFLQSNHELDTPLEHYGWVLDQKALSPALNRWVDRRRTIIKRPFLATLEKVLNPCHARILVTSVFHITYQMKMAELAMLAGFDGVIVLKRGQEGSLAPSTSRACGVLCAVRTPTGHLFFQQFEGDAPAFAPFRTDTETVHEEPQALDNARLVRQFMTDGHTTDPDFDNRVRFAHALYGRGLDWIEGQLR, from the coding sequence ATGTCAACTGTCAGCCTGACTTTAGATGCGCCTACCGATACGCCCCTGGGTCGGGGTATCAAGCACATTGGTATTGGCAAGTACGGTAGTAAACCTCTTTCTGCGGAGCTACTGGAAGCGTGCCGACAGGCTCTGACTGACCCGGATACGCACCCGCTTCAGCGGGGGGCGTTTTTGGGCGCTCTGCTGGCGAAAGGGCCTACGGCTGACGAGATGACTCTGGAGGAAACGATAGGTAAAGGCGCTTTTTCGCACCCTACGTTTTTTATCAATAAAGTGTGTCCCGACCTGCCGGAAGGAATGCATCCTATTGCGACTAAGCTAGTTCGCGGGCATCATCTGCAGGTAAGCGAAGCCCACCAATTGGGCGACTACCTATTCGGCGAACGCTCGTTTGCCAATGCGAACTGCGAAACGTTTCGCGGGTTGGCTGCCAGTATCATGCGTGTTCGGCACGAGACCAACGAGGAATACCATGGCCTGATGCGGGCTGCCGAAGCAACGTATTCGCCGGGTTTTGGCCCGATCACCTGCGCCGATCGGCCGCTCGTTCAATTGGCCGAACCCTTCGACGGCGTCGAGAACAGTTACATGATTACTCCCTTGCTGGCTCAGTTCTTCCAGAAACGGGGCTACGGGGCCGTATCGCTGGTTGGCCGGTCGGGCGGACCAAAGTATACGCTCAACGCGCTCGACCTGTATATGCACATGGGCTGCCAGTTTTTGCAAAGCAACCACGAACTTGACACCCCCCTTGAACACTATGGGTGGGTGCTGGACCAGAAAGCCCTCTCGCCCGCCCTGAACCGCTGGGTAGACCGTCGGCGAACGATTATAAAACGGCCTTTTCTGGCTACCCTTGAAAAAGTCCTGAATCCCTGCCACGCCCGGATACTGGTGACGTCCGTTTTTCACATCACCTACCAGATGAAAATGGCTGAACTGGCCATGCTGGCTGGTTTTGACGGAGTCATCGTGCTAAAAAGAGGGCAGGAGGGCAGCCTGGCTCCCTCCACCAGCCGCGCGTGTGGTGTCCTGTGTGCCGTCCGGACGCCGACGGGTCACCTGTTCTTTCAGCAGTTTGAAGGTGATGCGCCGGCCTTTGCGCCATTCCGCACCGATACCGAAACGGTACATGAGGAACCGCAGGCGCTTGACAATGCGCGGCTGGTCCGGCAGTTTATGACCGATGGGCACACGACCGACCCCGACTTTGACAACCGCGTCCGGTTTGCCCATGCGCTCTACGGACGGGGACTCGACTGGATAGAAGGGCAGTTGCGGTAG